Sequence from the Bacillus thuringiensis genome:
TAGTTTTAAAAGGTAATGATATTTATTCGCGTGGCGCACAAGTGGCATTAGATAAATTGAATGCTGTTCAGAAGGTGGAGACGAATAAAGACCGTCATATTTATTTTGTTCAGGGATCTAAACCTAATTATGAGCTTTCTAATGAAAATCAGAAATACATACAGCTTCAAGAATCCTTATTTACAAAACTTAAGGTGAAAATTCAATATGAAAAACGAACTGGTGAAAGATCTGAACGAATTATTGATCCATATGGATTTGTGCACTACAACGAATTTTTTTATTGCCTAGCTATGTGTAATGATAAAAAAGAAAAACGTATGTTCAAACTATCTCGAATAAAAGATATTAAAACTTTATACGATACATATAAAATACCAGATGATTTCGATATCCGAGAAGAATTTCCGAAATTCGGCATTATGAAAGAGCCATTAAAAGTAGAGTTACTCATTTATCCACCATTCGCCGTATCCGTACCAGAATCCGTTTGGGGAGAGAATCAAAAGATAGAACATAATGATGATGGTAGCATCCTTTTCCGAGCGACGATGAGCGGGAAAGAGTCAATTAAGAAGTGGATTTTGGGGATGGGTGCTTCGGTTAGGGTGTTGGAGCCTAGAAAATTACGGGAAGAGGTTGTTGAGGAAGGTAGGAAGTTGTTGGAGATGTATGAATTAAAATTAAAAGTGACGTTATAAGTACCGATTTTAGTGTTACTATGAATATATATTAAGATTTACATATAATTTTACAAATTTCTTATAAAATATAGATAGTAATTGGGAGTATGGTTGTATATTTGGATATTTTATGTAATTCGCACACGGTTGTTAATTAATTATAAAGGAATATGATAAAATATTATTAAAATACTAATGAGATGGCGTGAGGGATAGTAAATATGTCTGAAGAAAAATATTTTTTAAGTTTTATAGAGCATATTAACCAAGTTGCAGCGGTTAATGCGAAAAAAATGGAAGAGTTAATATATGAAGACCCAGCAAGTGCAATTGTGAAGGCTAGGTTATTTGCTGAGGCTATATTGAATGAGGTATTCGCTCAAGAAGATATAAAGGTACCATATATTTCATCACTTTATGATAAAATTTCCTATCTTGCAAAAGAAGGTTATATAACAGCGGAAGTACAGAGGGACTTTGATACAGTTCGTTTTACCGGTAATAAAGCAGCGCATGATGGCTCGTTTAATGATATTAGTGCAGCTTTTAAATTGCATAAAGTCATGCATAATATTGCGGTTTGGTTATATGAAGTATATTCACCTGAACAATTAAAAATACCTGCATATGAGCATCCAAGACCAGCACAAAGCAATGAAGAAGATATACAAGAAATGGTGAAAGCGCAAGTAATGCAATTAATAGGTATTACTAATAAGGATGATGTAAAAAAAGAAGAAACTATTATTGAAGACTTAACGGAAGAGAGCATCCTTTGTAAAGACCTTCCTGATGGAGAAAGTTATTTATTAAGAGAGCTAAAAAGGTTACAAGATTCATCACAAGAGGCTATTGAAAACGCAAATGCATTTAGCCAATTTAAAAAATATATGCATGTAGAGAGAAAGATTCAAACTGACTTAGAGCGTATTTTGGTGAAAAACAAGGAACTTAATTCCTCTAGTTTAATTCTCCTTTGTGGTAGTGTTGGAGATGGGAAATCACATTTATTAGCGTATTTAAAAGAGAATAAACCAGAATTATTAGAGGGATATCAAATTTTTAATGATGCTACAGAAAGTTTTTCTCCTAACAAAAATGCGATGGAGACTTTAGAAGAAATACTTCAAGATTTCTCTGACCAATCAATTGGACAATCAAATAAAAAAGTTATTTTAGCAATCAATATGGGAGTTCTTCACAACTTTATAACGTTAAACCATGAAGAATATACATACGAAGCTTTAAATAAATTTGTTGACGGCAGTGGTCTATTTTCTTCAAGCATCACTACTTGTTATAGTGAAGATCATTTTGATCTAATTAGTTTCGGTGACTATCACTCGTATGAACTAACAGAAAAAGGGCCACAATCAACTTTCTTTTTAACTTTATTAAATAAAATATTTAATAAAGAAGAGGGGAATCCTTTTTATTTGGCTTATCAAGAGGATACAAAAAACAATATTCGAACGATGGTTCATGAGAATTATAAATTTATCCAGGAACCTTACGTGCAAAAACAAATTGTTAATTTAATTATTCAAACGTTAGTGAAATATAAATTAGTTATATCTGCTCGTGCATTTTTAAATTTTGTAGCTGACATTATTATTCCAGATAAATTAGAAGTAATTGAAGTTCTCTCAGAATTTGAAGTGTTAGAGCAAGCGGTTCCTAATCTTATGTTTAAACGTAAAGAGCGTTCTCCTATCCTAAAGACTTTACATGAATTAGACCCAGTTCATAGAAGATCCTCACACATCGATCAAATTATTATTGATTTAAGTACTTTAAATGAATGGGATACTATATTAAATCATTGTGTAACATCTGATCAAGGTAGAGGTTGGTTAAATCCTTTTATTAGTGAAGAGAAAGTAGACGGCCCATCATTCATTGGTTTCTCAGAAGCTGTTATTCGAATTACATATTTAACGAATGAAAACTTCTCTCAAAAGATTGAGGATGAGACGTATCATAAATATGTAAACAAATTGTTTGATTTCAATTCGGGTAATAAAAAAGAAATTAAAGTCTTTTATGAAGAAATAAAAGAGGCGTTATTTAAATGGAAGGGAAGTCCGAAAAAAGGATATATTTATCTTAACAAGCCAAGTGATAAGTATAGATTAGCTCAACAACTTAATTTAAAGCCATCAATCGATCATTTGAAATTTAATCAAAATGATGTACTAGACTCGTTTAAATCATCGCTTGTGTTAGCGTATCATGATGGAGATATAAAAAATATTATTGAATTGGATATTGATTATCAACTATACAATTTATTAGTAAAAGTTTGTCAGGGATATTGTCCAAATAAAAAAGATGAAGAAGATGCAATTAAATTTACAGAGTTTGTAGAGAAAATCATGAAATTTGGAGAGAAAGAGAATGAGTTATTGATACATTTTCCTAATGATTCTCGTTTCTATAAATTAAATCGAGATGATTTTGGTGCGTTTGTGTTTGAAAGGGAGTAGTGATTAATGGATACACTATTAAAAATACATAAATTAGAACAGTTATTGGGGAATAACAAGCATGATGTTGGTAAAGTTGTAGATATTTTACCATTTGTTACAAAAAGAACGAAATCAATACGTGGAAATTTTAATGAAGTTTTAGGTGAGTACGTCCGAAATGTTTGTGGTTTACGCCTAGTTGATAAGAAGAGTAGTGAAGAAGAGGACTTGTTTTCCTCTAGAAACCCTTTTGTGGATCAAATTATGGAAGAAATTGAGTATACGCAGGAAGCGGAATATGATTTAGACCGATTTTTAAATCAATATTTATTTGGTCAAGATAATAAAATTAAACCTATCCATCCATATTTATTTAACTATATGGCTACACCTAAAGAGAAGAAAGATTTACCGAAATATGGGCAATTTATAAAAGATGCGCTAGTTCATGATGAAGTAAGTATTAGTTCTATATTTAAGAATAAGGAAAGTGAAGATATATTAACAGAACTCATATTAAATAAATTAGATATTCCAGCTAAAGATCCGGTCAAACAATATCAACCTTTAATGGGATTTTTAGCGAATTTCTACCAGGAAGACTTGCTATTTTTGAGTCAATATAAAGATTACTTCTTGAAATCTTTCCCATTACTTACGCATTTTTATAGCTTTATGTATGTTTGTCAATTAGTTGTGAAGTTTGAACAATTTGATGAAGCGGATTATACGCATTCTAATCCTTTATATTTCGCTTTAGAATGGGAATCTATTAGTAAGAGAAGAAAAGCTGCGGATGACCTAGAAGGATTTAGAAGAATAAAAGATAAAGCACCAAATTTATTTGTGCATATACACACGATGTCTCAATTAAGTTATAACGAGTTTCAAGATGAAGAAGCGGATGAAAAGCAAAGGCTTCAGTTTATGAATTATAGATACTTAAAAGATTTAATAAATGAAAAAGGATCGGATGTTTCAGAGCAATTTTTAACAGATAGTAAACAATGGATTAATAAATATAGTGAGCTTTGGGCGAAGCGAGTAACACCTAAAGATGCACCAGAAGATATATCTGAGGTTTTTAAAACATTGTTTAGTTGTCTAAAAGAGGGAATGAATACAGATGCATGTAAAAAGTTTGGAGAGAACATTGAAGATTTAGGGGCAGATGTTTTTCTGAAAAATCGAGGCAGCATAGGGGCTGTTTTTAATATGAGTCATGAAATGCTGTTACTCTTAACAGCTGTATGTGTAAAAGAAGAGAGAATGCCGTTAAATCGTTTGTTTGAGGAATTTTCAAAAAGGGGAGTAGCTTTTGATCGTCATTCGAAAAAGATGATTATCGAGCTATTTGATTCTCATAATATTCTAGATAAAAAAAGTGATAGTGGTGATGCACAGTATGTCAAACGAATTTTATAATTATATATGTGAGTTGTTATTGGGGGATTTTAAAAATCGTTCAATAAAAGCCGGTGATAGATTTTATTTACAGCTAGATAAAGTAGAGGATGTAGAGAATTTAGTAGAAGCATTCCAAGAGCAGAAAAATGTTAAGCAATTTGTATATAAACATGAATTAGGTGAACCGTATAAAACATTTTCAGTTGAAATACAAAATATTCAACTTGTTATTGCCTATACAAATGAAAATGTTAAACCAGATTTCTTAGTTACTTTACGAAATCAAGTTGGTGAACAAAAAGGTGTATGGAAAGATACGGCTTTATTGAGTATAGTTTCAGAGCAGTTGGATTCAATTCAAGGTGGAAGTAGTGATCTTCAAAAGGATGGAATGCCGTTACATCCTAATTCTATAGTAAAGGGATTAAGACAAGAAATTGAAAGCAGTATGTTGGATAAAACTGCTCAAATTATCCTTATAGAAAACATGGAGATGATTAAGCAAGAACAGGCACATCAACAAGTTACTTTTTTTGAGTTTGAAGAAATTTTTTCTACTCTTGCAAAGGGTACGATAGAAGATAAAGACTATCAAAAATTTGCAGTTTTTAAAGACGAAGAATTAGCTACTTTTAAAGGGAATAAACAAAAAGAACGTTTAAGTGCGAATAGAGAATTATATGAATTTGTTAGGAAAATTCATGACTTTGGTTTAGGCGCAGAAGAATTAGAAAAAAAGTTCACCCCTGAGGGAGCTAGTAAATTAAAACATGAAGATTGGCAAGAAATTAACTTTGCCGATGTTAATCGATTCCATCAAGATTATTTAGATCTTCATAAAAAGGCATCAATCAATTTAAAAGAGTTGACAGTTAAAGAAGGATTGCACTTTTGGGATAAACCTCAAAAGGAAACCGCAGCCGGAGAAAGAAAAAGACACTTAGTTATATTTAATCCAGAAGGTAAGGAAGAAGTACATTTAAATGCCGCATTTTCAATTCAAGGTGGAAATGTTAAAAGTTTATCGAACAAATACGTAAAAGTACCTCCGAAGTTTAAGAAAAATGTAGAAGTATCGGTAGGGAAAATAAACCTTAGTGCGGTTATAAAAACTGAGAGTAATCAACCTACATTTGTTAGGTTGTCTTATAAGCATGATGATAAATCAACTTTAGGTGTAGAACTATTTATTGTTGTACTACCAATTGAACCATATGTATTAGATGCTTTTAAAACAACATATTTGATAGCTCCTAATAAGTGCCTGATTGAACTTCAGCATGAAGATAATGAGCTTTCATTTGGACAAGGCTATAACAAAAAATCAATGGAAGTCTATGAGGAAAATGCAACTATTGAGTGTAGCGTAGATGATGAACTTACTATTCTCCCTCAACCAGAAGCGTATAATGATGAAGAAGAGATGAGAGTTAACATTCGCTTGACGGAGAATGGAACAATTATTCCATTTATATTGAAAAATGAGTTGCCGGAATCTACTCCAATCAATGGCGCGCGAATTTGGAAATTAAAGCGTGAGCAGCAAAGAGATTTTGAATGGATAAATAATCGATTGCGTTTTGGAAATAGAGAATTCTATTTAAGCCCGGAATATAAAAACTTATTCGAGTGGGAGTATCAATGGATTGAAAATGGGCTTAGATGTGCCGTAGTAGAGTCTGATGTATTGGTCCCTGAAGAGGTGTCCATTAGCGATGAACTAAGAGAAGCTTATAGTAGATTTTTAACTTACTTTAAAATTAAAAAAGGTATACCAAGCTTATGTTATTACAGTGACGAGCTAGTTAAAAGGGCAGAAGAATATTTGAATGCTTTTATAAAAGAGATAAAAAGTTTTGAAGAAGGACATGAGGCTGGCAAACGCGGGCGAGATTTATTTAAGTTAGGGACAGTTATGGGGAATAATGTAATTAAATTTACACCATTCCATCCAGTTATGGTCGCTTTCCAATTAAAATTGAATAATTTACTTTTAAATGAAGAAGTAGATAATAGTATTTTACAGCGATTAAAACCAGATGGACTAGTTCCATATATTTATAATGAACGAGATCAATTGTACAGACCAGATAATCAGAATATCGCATTAGAGTGGATGGACTTCAAACCAGTTAATCAAGTATCAGTATCAGATGCTAATCAATATTTAGCAAAAGTAATTGAGGATAAAATTCAGCAGTTTGAAGGACACTTTGGTTATTTATTTAGTGAGTACTCTAAGGCACCGTTGCAAATTAATTTAATCAATATTGAAAACGATCATGAAACTTTTAGAGGTATCGTAAATTGGATGCTTGAAAGAATTAGATCAAAAGGGCCTGAAGGTTTAAAGGCTGTTGAAGTTACGCTTTATAAAGAAGAAGGTCAGGACAGTGCATTTGATAATTTCTCAAGAATCGAATCGGTAGAGGAGTTTCAAACAAAATTTAATATTAATTTAGGCGCAAAACAGCAGCATGAACCCCAGGATATATTGCGATTTATTCGTGAAAAGCTATTTTATTATAAAAAAGAAATGGGCGAAGAATATAAGTATGCTCATATTTCTTTCTATAAAATGCAAGCGCAAGAGCGATATGCATTACAATCTATGGAGGAAATGTTATCAGGTTTAGCAATTGATGGGTTATACACTACAGTACCTTCAATGAAGAGTAATGAAAACTATAAGAGTGGTTTCGGCGTTAAAGCATATGCTGTAGAGGAAGAGAATCTTTTAACACAAACAGCGTATTATTTTAATGAATTATGCGCAAACCTTCATAATGGTGGAAATAATACGTATCGAAAAGATGAAGCGATTTTCTCTAGAACAACGAGTGCTGATGAAGAAACTCTAGAAGAAATTTTTAAATCTTCTTATTGGGTAACATTTGTAGACCCGAGTTTTGACCTGGAATTCTTTAATGATTACGAGCAAAATCTAGTTGTTATTCATTATAGTGATCAATATTCATCTTCAAGTAGATATGATGCGATTACTGTAACGGACAAATCGCAACAATATCATTTTGTTATTGAAGAATTTTTAAAGGAAAAACAAGTAGAGAGTAAAAAAGAAAATGTAGAAAGTACTATTAAAGCATTTAATACTTTTAATGGTGAATGGTTACTTCGTGTTATTGGTAGTAAGGGCCATTATTCTAGAGAGAAGTTAAGTATTATTTCTGCTATAAAATTCTCTTTAGCATATTTTGAACATCGCGACATTTTATGGGTGCCAATTTCTCTAGAAGAAGTTTTAAGAGTTGCAGGTGCTGTTAATTTAAAGAAAGCAGATGGCATATTTACAGCTAAAAACTTAGGAGTAAAAGGTGTTCATAGTGATGATTTACTGTTGATAGGTTTAGAACAAGTAGAGAATGATGTAATGATGCATTTTTATCCTGTCGAAGTAAAAATCGGAGCTAATAAAAACGATGTATTAGAAAAGGCAAGAAAACAAGTTAAACATACGAAAAAATTAATCAATGATGCATTAACAACTAATTCTTTTGCTAGCCGTTTTTATCGTAATTTCTTTGCTCAACTTTATATTTCTAATGCTAATAAAATATTTAAAAGTAGATTCTGGGAAGAGAAAAATTATGAATTGAATAATAAAGTGGTTGAAAAACTGTTGAAAGATCAATTTATAATTTCCAACGGAATTGAATTATCTATTGGTGAAGGAGCCATTTTATCTTTCCAGCGAGACGCTTATCATAGAAGTGCCAAACTGGATGAAGGGATTACCTTATTAAGCCTTCCAGAGTTTGATGGATATAGTGGTCTTATACAACCAATGGAAGATATGAAGAATTGGATTCAAGAAACAGAAGGCGATTTTATTAAGGAAGAATTACTATCTCATAAATATACAGGTGCCTGTAGCGAAGTAGAAAGTGCGTCATCATCTAGCTCAGAAAAAAATGAATTAGAGGCTGATGTAGAGGTAGAAGCAAAGCCTGAAATTATCGATTCTAATGAGGTTACTAAAGAGAAAATCGATAATACAATAGAAGTTCTTGAAGAAACAAAAGACAGAGAGCCACAAAAATTAGAAGAATCCCGAATTCTAATTGGGAAGGCAGAAAACTCGAATAGAAAGATTTATTGGGAGTATGGTAATAAAGGATTGGCGAATAGACATTTGTTGATCTCAGGTAAATCCGGACAAGGTAAGACATATTTCATGCAATGCTTATTATTAGAAAAATCGAAGCAAGGTATCCCAAGTATTGTTATTGACTATACAGAAGGGTTTTTACCAAATCAATTAGAAGATGAATTTGTACAAGCAATGGGTACAAAGTTAAAACAAAAGATTGTATATAGTGAGCAACTTCCGATTAATCCGTTTCAAAAGAATGAAAGGGATATTGGAGGCATTACGCTTCCGGAATCTAATACCGATGTTGCTGAAAGAATTAAGAGTGTATTTGCTGCTGTATATAGCACATTAGGTGTGCAACAATTAAATGCGATTTATGAAGGTACTCTTAATGGATTGGATAAGTATGGAGAAGATATGAGCCTAATAAGGCTTAGAGAATGTTTAGAAGAAGATGGTTCTAGCTATGCTAAGACGGCTTTATCTCAAATAAGACCGCTTATCGATCGTAATCCATTTAGCCATGAAAATACAATAAATTGGAAAGATGTTGTAGATAGTAATGGTGAGATTTTTATTATTCAGTTGACTGGATATCCTCGAGACGTTCAATTAATGATTACAGAATTTGTTTTATGGGATCTTTGGAATTATTCCGTAAGGTTTGGAAATAAAAATAATCCAATGCCTGTCATAATGGATGAAGCACAAAATCTTGATCATACGGAAAAATCACCTTCTGCACGAATTTTACAAGAAGGGCGTAAATTTGGATGGTCTGCATGGTATGCAACTCAATTTTTAAAATCTCAATTGGCTACTGATGAATTAGCAAGGCTACAAAATGCTTCACAGAAGGTTTATTTTGCGCCGCCAGAACAAGAGATTTCTACAATTGCTACTAGTCTATCTAATGATTCTTCAGAGAAAAAAGAATGGGAGAATAGACTTTCAACATTGAAAAAAGGTCAGTGTATTGTACATGGACCTGTGTTACAAGTAAATGGTGAATTGTCTCAACCAACTGTAACGGTGGTTGATATTATATCTTTATCTGAGAGAATATAAAAAGGAACCACTTTGGTGGTTCCTTTTGCTTTTAGTTTAATACAATAATACGGTAATCTTCTAATGAAGATAAATTGTCTATTTCTTGTTTGATGATCTTTAGCCCATATTCTATATACAAAAGCATGCTTTGGGTGATTTCATCTTCATTTAAAGCGACGTGCATTTCATTAATAATTAAATGTTTAAAGAGTAAAAACTCTTTATCTTTAATAATATTATCTGGGATTGTCCATTTGTTTTTTCCGTCTTTAAAGTCATCATTTATTTTTCCTGTAGCGTTAGCAATACCTTTTGCTAACGCTATTTTTACTCCCTGTGGTCGATCAATCTCAAGTACTTCACAGAGTAGGTCAAGGGTTTCTTTACCTGTTCCTGAGAGGTTCATTCTTCTATTTGCCATAATATCACACCTTTATAAAATCAAAATATCCATCGCGGATAACTGTATATTTCTTTGATTGGTCATAATCAAGCATGTATTGCTTATATGAATGCTCTTGCATGAAATTAATATAGTCTTGGGTAATTTCTGTATCTGTAGATAAGATAATTACTTGTTCACTAAGCTCTTTATAGTAATGGTTAATTAAATGATTTCGATGATAACTGTCTAAGCGTCCTAGTGGTGTATCGATTACCATAGGAAGAGCTAAATCAGAGGCTTTTGTTAGGGCCCAAATTAGTGACGAGGAAATCATTTGCATTTCACCAGCAGATCGGTCTTGAATACTAATTTCTTGATTACGATCGTTGTACAATCTCACAGTATACGTTGAAATATCGAATTCAATTTTTCCAAATTCATCTTGTTTACGGAATAATCGACTTAACATTGAAGAGAATTCTTCGCGAATAAAGCTTGCTTTTAACTTTGTCATTTCATGTACATATGCATTCATAGTATGAATCAACTTTTTGACATAAATTAATCGTTTGTTTAGAGCATCATAATCTGCACCTTGATCAGAAAGACGGGTTAGCTGGTTTACAACGGTTGTTCTTTGTTCTTTAATTTTATTTAACTTTGCAATAATTGATTTATATTTTAAGTTAAGTTCTCCTAATTTTTTAGTTAGTAAATCAATACGTTCATTTTCTGCGCTAATATCAATCGTTTCAGGTGCATTTCTAATTTCAATTTCTAATGCATCTAATTCAAGATTCAGCTTCTCAATTTTATTTATTAAATCTATAACATAACTATTATTTCTAGCAGGGAGATTTACAAGGTAGTTATAGTCTTTATTTGAAATGTCGTGAATATCTACGTGATCTTCGGATATATCTTTTTCGATATTATTTTCTTTAACCCAAATTTCTCTCCCGATTTCCTTAAGTTGATTTAATTGCTCATTTGAAAGGGGAGGAGTGAATGGTTGGTTTAATAATTCATCCATAAATTTTTCATAAGGCATTAAAGAAGCGTCTTGTATCATTTTCTTTTGACGAATATCATACTCTAATTTTAATCTGTTCTGTAGTAATTTAGTTTTCTCTTTTAGAATGATGTTTATAGCATTATTGTTGAAATAGTTTTCAAATTGCTCTTTAGCTAGACGTAACTCAGTTGCTAGACCTGATTGTTTTTTTACAATAACCTCTCTTGATTTGGAGTTAGTTGTAATTTTTTCATTACGTTCATTTTTTACTTCATTGATTAGATCGTCAAATTTCTTTCGTTCAGAAGAAATAAGTTCTTTTCGTTTTTCTAGATGTTGAATTTGCTCTTCGTATTCTTTTAAATTGGCATCTAAACTTTTTAGTTTGTTTTGATCAACCGCTTTGGCTAAATTCTTCTCAATGCCAGTCTTAATAGAAGAGAGGTCAGATAGTAATAATTTATAGGTTTCCATCCCAGTAATTTTGTGAATAGCTTCTTTCATTTCCTCACTATTTTGTCGTAAAATGATGTCTTTAATTTCTTCACCATCAAAAATGAAAAATGGTGCGGCATGATATGGAATCATTTTATCCATAAAGCGATTAAAAGTATCTATATTATCAATACGTACAGTTTTACCAATCATTGCACCAGGCTTTTTCACAGTTAAATCACGGTTTTCACTAATTAACCTTTTGTTGTGATCAAAGCCCCATTTAACTTTAAGAGTCCATTCTTCATTTTTATCCGTTTCAATAGCAAGAGTTACAGAACAATCTCTCCCACCTTCGTCAAAGAAGGTATTGTTAATAACATTAGAAAATACACGTTTATGCTCGGCTGGTGAGAATCCTCTTTTTCCAAATAAAACATATAAAATTGCTTTTAAAATTGTAGTCTTTCCAGCCCCGTTTAGGCCGCCTAATAAAATAATATTTTTTTCGCCTTCTTCACGTACCTCTTTTGGGATATAGAAGTCAACTTCTTGATGTCCATAATACGTTTTATAATTATCAAAAATAAGTTTTTTAAATAACATTATGTAGTCACCTTTACTTTATTTTGCATAAAAATCAATTAAATCTAGGTAATCTTTTTTTCTGTGATTTTCACTTATGTTTTCATATGAAAATTTTTCAGCAGAACGCAATAAGTCATATGCTAGTTTTGTTGATAGGTCATTTTCTTTACAAATTTTTGCTAGTAATTCTAGCTCTTGTTCTTTTAATTTATTCATTTTTACCACCTTTAATATGAGCATGAAGTATAGGGATACCCTGTATGTAATTGTAACATATTTCAATAAAAGTTAAGTGATATACCACCTAACTTTTATTGGAAAAGAGGTGATTGAACA
This genomic interval carries:
- a CDS encoding helix-turn-helix transcriptional regulator; the protein is MSKLSNCLRMIELLHARGKMKISELAELLEVKERMVRIYRDDIEMAGIKIDTTKGRYGGYSLSNTSLFPIKNMSQKEIDALKFSIQKLVLKGNDIYSRGAQVALDKLNAVQKVETNKDRHIYFVQGSKPNYELSNENQKYIQLQESLFTKLKVKIQYEKRTGERSERIIDPYGFVHYNEFFYCLAMCNDKKEKRMFKLSRIKDIKTLYDTYKIPDDFDIREEFPKFGIMKEPLKVELLIYPPFAVSVPESVWGENQKIEHNDDGSILFRATMSGKESIKKWILGMGASVRVLEPRKLREEVVEEGRKLLEMYELKLKVTL
- the dptF gene encoding DNA phosphorothioation-dependent restriction protein DptF, producing MSEEKYFLSFIEHINQVAAVNAKKMEELIYEDPASAIVKARLFAEAILNEVFAQEDIKVPYISSLYDKISYLAKEGYITAEVQRDFDTVRFTGNKAAHDGSFNDISAAFKLHKVMHNIAVWLYEVYSPEQLKIPAYEHPRPAQSNEEDIQEMVKAQVMQLIGITNKDDVKKEETIIEDLTEESILCKDLPDGESYLLRELKRLQDSSQEAIENANAFSQFKKYMHVERKIQTDLERILVKNKELNSSSLILLCGSVGDGKSHLLAYLKENKPELLEGYQIFNDATESFSPNKNAMETLEEILQDFSDQSIGQSNKKVILAINMGVLHNFITLNHEEYTYEALNKFVDGSGLFSSSITTCYSEDHFDLISFGDYHSYELTEKGPQSTFFLTLLNKIFNKEEGNPFYLAYQEDTKNNIRTMVHENYKFIQEPYVQKQIVNLIIQTLVKYKLVISARAFLNFVADIIIPDKLEVIEVLSEFEVLEQAVPNLMFKRKERSPILKTLHELDPVHRRSSHIDQIIIDLSTLNEWDTILNHCVTSDQGRGWLNPFISEEKVDGPSFIGFSEAVIRITYLTNENFSQKIEDETYHKYVNKLFDFNSGNKKEIKVFYEEIKEALFKWKGSPKKGYIYLNKPSDKYRLAQQLNLKPSIDHLKFNQNDVLDSFKSSLVLAYHDGDIKNIIELDIDYQLYNLLVKVCQGYCPNKKDEEDAIKFTEFVEKIMKFGEKENELLIHFPNDSRFYKLNRDDFGAFVFERE
- the dptG gene encoding DNA phosphorothioation-dependent restriction protein DptG, coding for MDTLLKIHKLEQLLGNNKHDVGKVVDILPFVTKRTKSIRGNFNEVLGEYVRNVCGLRLVDKKSSEEEDLFSSRNPFVDQIMEEIEYTQEAEYDLDRFLNQYLFGQDNKIKPIHPYLFNYMATPKEKKDLPKYGQFIKDALVHDEVSISSIFKNKESEDILTELILNKLDIPAKDPVKQYQPLMGFLANFYQEDLLFLSQYKDYFLKSFPLLTHFYSFMYVCQLVVKFEQFDEADYTHSNPLYFALEWESISKRRKAADDLEGFRRIKDKAPNLFVHIHTMSQLSYNEFQDEEADEKQRLQFMNYRYLKDLINEKGSDVSEQFLTDSKQWINKYSELWAKRVTPKDAPEDISEVFKTLFSCLKEGMNTDACKKFGENIEDLGADVFLKNRGSIGAVFNMSHEMLLLLTAVCVKEERMPLNRLFEEFSKRGVAFDRHSKKMIIELFDSHNILDKKSDSGDAQYVKRIL
- the dptH gene encoding DNA phosphorothioation-dependent restriction protein DptH, whose product is MSNEFYNYICELLLGDFKNRSIKAGDRFYLQLDKVEDVENLVEAFQEQKNVKQFVYKHELGEPYKTFSVEIQNIQLVIAYTNENVKPDFLVTLRNQVGEQKGVWKDTALLSIVSEQLDSIQGGSSDLQKDGMPLHPNSIVKGLRQEIESSMLDKTAQIILIENMEMIKQEQAHQQVTFFEFEEIFSTLAKGTIEDKDYQKFAVFKDEELATFKGNKQKERLSANRELYEFVRKIHDFGLGAEELEKKFTPEGASKLKHEDWQEINFADVNRFHQDYLDLHKKASINLKELTVKEGLHFWDKPQKETAAGERKRHLVIFNPEGKEEVHLNAAFSIQGGNVKSLSNKYVKVPPKFKKNVEVSVGKINLSAVIKTESNQPTFVRLSYKHDDKSTLGVELFIVVLPIEPYVLDAFKTTYLIAPNKCLIELQHEDNELSFGQGYNKKSMEVYEENATIECSVDDELTILPQPEAYNDEEEMRVNIRLTENGTIIPFILKNELPESTPINGARIWKLKREQQRDFEWINNRLRFGNREFYLSPEYKNLFEWEYQWIENGLRCAVVESDVLVPEEVSISDELREAYSRFLTYFKIKKGIPSLCYYSDELVKRAEEYLNAFIKEIKSFEEGHEAGKRGRDLFKLGTVMGNNVIKFTPFHPVMVAFQLKLNNLLLNEEVDNSILQRLKPDGLVPYIYNERDQLYRPDNQNIALEWMDFKPVNQVSVSDANQYLAKVIEDKIQQFEGHFGYLFSEYSKAPLQINLINIENDHETFRGIVNWMLERIRSKGPEGLKAVEVTLYKEEGQDSAFDNFSRIESVEEFQTKFNINLGAKQQHEPQDILRFIREKLFYYKKEMGEEYKYAHISFYKMQAQERYALQSMEEMLSGLAIDGLYTTVPSMKSNENYKSGFGVKAYAVEEENLLTQTAYYFNELCANLHNGGNNTYRKDEAIFSRTTSADEETLEEIFKSSYWVTFVDPSFDLEFFNDYEQNLVVIHYSDQYSSSSRYDAITVTDKSQQYHFVIEEFLKEKQVESKKENVESTIKAFNTFNGEWLLRVIGSKGHYSREKLSIISAIKFSLAYFEHRDILWVPISLEEVLRVAGAVNLKKADGIFTAKNLGVKGVHSDDLLLIGLEQVENDVMMHFYPVEVKIGANKNDVLEKARKQVKHTKKLINDALTTNSFASRFYRNFFAQLYISNANKIFKSRFWEEKNYELNNKVVEKLLKDQFIISNGIELSIGEGAILSFQRDAYHRSAKLDEGITLLSLPEFDGYSGLIQPMEDMKNWIQETEGDFIKEELLSHKYTGACSEVESASSSSSEKNELEADVEVEAKPEIIDSNEVTKEKIDNTIEVLEETKDREPQKLEESRILIGKAENSNRKIYWEYGNKGLANRHLLISGKSGQGKTYFMQCLLLEKSKQGIPSIVIDYTEGFLPNQLEDEFVQAMGTKLKQKIVYSEQLPINPFQKNERDIGGITLPESNTDVAERIKSVFAAVYSTLGVQQLNAIYEGTLNGLDKYGEDMSLIRLRECLEEDGSSYAKTALSQIRPLIDRNPFSHENTINWKDVVDSNGEIFIIQLTGYPRDVQLMITEFVLWDLWNYSVRFGNKNNPMPVIMDEAQNLDHTEKSPSARILQEGRKFGWSAWYATQFLKSQLATDELARLQNASQKVYFAPPEQEISTIATSLSNDSSEKKEWENRLSTLKKGQCIVHGPVLQVNGELSQPTVTVVDIISLSERI